A genome region from Paralichthys olivaceus isolate ysfri-2021 chromosome 6, ASM2471397v2, whole genome shotgun sequence includes the following:
- the rapgef3 gene encoding rap guanine nucleotide exchange factor 3 isoform X5 → MTPRRTKLDAVQAMFSMENLVKSICSPQRHSTPKKTPLPEALDSKDTMKQFLSDRVVKAARSVYSVLMERNAGLIRDRKYHLKTYRQCCSGKELVDWLMKQNECLQWRSQAVGMWQVLVDEGILVHVKHELNFHDKDTQFYRFQDSEFGLNHNTNERESEDELQEGLSLLSQLGPDALLTMILRKCPSHRSAEDLEVIYEELLHVKAAAHLSASVRKELAAVLVFESHAKAGTVLFSQGDKGTSWYIIWKGSVNVITHGKGLVTTLHEGEDFGQLALLNDAPRAATIILREDNCHFLRVDKQDFIHILKDVEANTVRLEEHGKSVLVLEKSAASAGQGGTGNNSKYTVMSGTPEKILEHLLETVKLDSNGNDAIDPCVSDFLLTHKVFMPSSQLCPALQHHYRAELSEGSDQEKAAYVLNTKQKVVKLLGQWVVLYGLLLKEDPIALDFLERLKKEVAGDYRLSSLLKEQFRDRRRTKVSENGYQSLSRNQPFDWFSNCEEPVGRLQPIRAQDKVLYEIYSPDNKALTLMLPVNTSVQDVMSAMVKPGEDHILVKMNSTGERAQLKLEATAVYTALGLNERLFICASSQVEQLMPLREQQGPERGTSDVLEQMGSKDIANELTNYDWELFTAMHEVELVYYVFGRHKFPGATTANLERFVRRFNEVQYWVVTELCLCEDLVRRAVLLKKFIKIAAVLKEQKNLNSFFAVMFGLSNSAVQRLYKTWERVSSKMKRIYCAYERLMDPSRNHRAYRLTVAKLGPPYIPFMPLLLKDMTFIHEGNLNYVDKLVNFEKMRMIAKTVKVVCGCRSQPYVPSSPQRGLADRMFLEGPATRISTYSDHALPLRSPSNIRQHIQNLKVIDNQRTLTQLSRTLEC, encoded by the exons TTTCTTTCAGATCGCGTCGTGAAAGCAGCCAGGTCCGTGTACAGCGTCCTGATGGAGAGGAACGCAGGTCTGATCCGAGATAGAAAGTATCACCTCAAAACCTACAG ACAATGTTGTTCTGGTAAAGAACTCGTCGACTGGCTGATGAAACAAAACGAATGCCTCCAGTGGAGAAGTCAGGCCGTTGGGATGTGGCAGGTCCTGGTGGATGAAGGAATTCTTGTTCATG TGAAACACGAGTTGAACTTTCATGACAAGGACACTCAGTTCTACCGATTCCAAGACTCCGAGTTTGGCCTGAACCACAACACAAATGAGAGGGAATCGGAGGACGAGCTGCAGGAAGGTCTGTCGCTGCTGTCTCAGCTCGGTCCTGACGCTCTGCTCACGATGATCCTACGCAAATG CCCCAGTCACAGGAGTGCTGAGGATCTGGAGGTGATCTACGAGGAGCTGCTCCACGTTAAGGCTGCCGCTCATCTCTCCGCCTCG GTGCGTAAGGAGCTGGCAGCCGTGCTGGTTTTTGAATCCCATGCCAAGGCTGGAACAGTTT TGTTCAGTCAGGGGGACAAAGGCACCTCGTGGTACATCATCTGGAAAGGCTCCGTGAACGTGATCACACACGGGAAG GGACTGGTAACGACACTGCATGAGGGGGAGGACTTTGGGCAGCTGGCTTTGCTGAATGACGCACCCCGCGCTGCCACCATCATCCTGAGAGAAGACAACTGCCACTTCCTCCGTGTCGATAAACAGGACTTCATACACATCCTCAAG GATGTGGAGGCCAACACAGTGCGACTGGAGGAGCATGGGAAATCTGTGCTGGTGTTGGAGAAGAGTGCCGCCTCCGCCGGGCAAGGAGgaacaggaaacaacagcaa ATACACAGTCATGTCAGGGACGCCTGAGAAAATCCTGGAGCATCTACTGGAAACAGTCAAGTTGGATTCTAATGGAAATGACGCCATAG atcCCTGTGTGAGTGACTTCCTGCTCACCCATAAAGTTTTCATGCCCTCCAGCCAGCTGTGTCCTGCGCTGCAGCACCA CTACCGGGCTGAGCTGTCGGAGGGTTCAGACCAGGAGAAAGCTGCGTACGTTCTCAACACCAAGCAGAAGGTAGTGAAGCTGCTCGGCCAGTGGGTGGTGCTGTACGGCCTCCTGCTGAAAGAAGACCCAATCGCTTTGGACTTTTTGGAG AGGTTGAAGAAGGAGGTGGCAGGAGATTACCGTCTGTCCAGCCTCCTGAAAGAACAATTTCGGGACAGGAGGAGAACAAAAGT GTCGGAGAATGGATATCAGTCACTGAGCAGG AACCAGCCCTTTGATTGGTTTTCCAACTGCGAAGAGCCTGTGGGGAGgttacagccaatcagagcacaggACAAAG TGTTGTATGAGATCTACAGCCCTGACAACAAAGCTCTCACTCTGATGCTCCCGGTCAACACGTCAGTGCAGGATGTGATGTCAGCAATGGTCAAACCAGGCGAGGATCACATCCTGGTCAAAATGAACTCCACAGGAG AAAGAGCTCAGTTAAAGCTGGAGGCGACTGCAGTCTACACCGCCCTGGGACTCAATGAAAGACTGTTCATCTGCGCAAGCAGCCAAGTGGAACAACTG atGCCCCTGAGGGAGCAGCAGGGTCCAGAGCGAGGAACCAGCGACGTCCTCGAACAGATGGGCTCCAAAGACATCGCCAATGAGCTCACAAATTATGACTGGGAGCTGTTCACAGCCATGCATGAG GTGGAGCTTGTTTACTACGTATTCGGCCGCCATAAGTTCCCCGGCGCCACCACAGCTAACCTGGAGAGGTTCGTGCGCCGCTTCAACGAGGTGCAGTACTGGGTGGTGACTGAGCTCTGCCTCTGTGAGGACCTGGTCAGACGAGCCGTTCTGCTGAAGAAGTTCATCAAGATTGCTGCAGT CTTGAAGGAGCAGAAGAATCTCAATTCATTCTTTGCTGTGATGTTCGGTTTGAGCAACAGTGCCGTGCAGAGGCTTTACAAGACCTGGGAG AGAGTATCcagtaaaatgaaaagaatttaCTGTGCTTATGAGAGGTTGATG GATCCTTCCCGTAACCACAGGGCCTACAGACTGACTGTGGCCAAACTCGGTCCTCCTTACATCCCCTTCATGCCTCTGCTGCTCAAAG ACATGACTTTCATCCATGAGGGAAACCTAAACTATGTGGACAAATTGGTCAATTTTGAGAAAATG CGAATGATCGCCAAGACGGTGAAAGTAGTGTGCGGATGCAGAAGCCAGCCTTATG TGCCTTCGTCTCCGCAGAGGGGCCTCGCAGATCGGATGTTTCTGGAAGGGCCTGCTACTCGCATATCCACGT ACTCGGACCACGCCCTCCCCCTGCGGAGTCCCAGCAACATCCGACAGCACATTCAGAACCTGAAGGTGATCGACAACCAGCGCACGCTAACGCAGCTATCGCGAACGTTAGAATGCTAG
- the rapgef3 gene encoding rap guanine nucleotide exchange factor 3 isoform X3, whose translation MSNPQLTDLKDWKLSPKDSWDWNVLMTPRRTKLDAVQAMFSMENLVKSICSPQRHSTPKKTPLPEALDSKDTMKQFLSDRVVKAARSVYSVLMERNAGLIRDRKYHLKTYRQCCSGKELVDWLMKQNECLQWRSQAVGMWQVLVDEGILVHVKHELNFHDKDTQFYRFQDSEFGLNHNTNERESEDELQEGLSLLSQLGPDALLTMILRKCPSHRSAEDLEVIYEELLHVKAAAHLSASVRKELAAVLVFESHAKAGTVLFSQGDKGTSWYIIWKGSVNVITHGKGLVTTLHEGEDFGQLALLNDAPRAATIILREDNCHFLRVDKQDFIHILKDVEANTVRLEEHGKSVLVLEKSAASAGQGGTGNNSKYTVMSGTPEKILEHLLETVKLDSNGNDAIDPCVSDFLLTHKVFMPSSQLCPALQHHYRAELSEGSDQEKAAYVLNTKQKVVKLLGQWVVLYGLLLKEDPIALDFLERLKKEVAGDYRLSSLLKEQFRDRRRTKVSENGYQSLSRNQPFDWFSNCEEPVGRLQPIRAQDKVLYEIYSPDNKALTLMLPVNTSVQDVMSAMVKPGEDHILVKMNSTGERAQLKLEATAVYTALGLNERLFICASSQVEQLMPLREQQGPERGTSDVLEQMGSKDIANELTNYDWELFTAMHEVELVYYVFGRHKFPGATTANLERFVRRFNEVQYWVVTELCLCEDLVRRAVLLKKFIKIAAVLKEQKNLNSFFAVMFGLSNSAVQRLYKTWERVSSKMKRIYCAYERLMDPSRNHRAYRLTVAKLGPPYIPFMPLLLKDMTFIHEGNLNYVDKLVNFEKMRMIAKTVKVVCGCRSQPYVPSSPQRGLADRMFLEGPATRISTYSDHALPLRSPSNIRQHIQNLKVIDNQRTLTQLSRTLEC comes from the exons TTTCTTTCAGATCGCGTCGTGAAAGCAGCCAGGTCCGTGTACAGCGTCCTGATGGAGAGGAACGCAGGTCTGATCCGAGATAGAAAGTATCACCTCAAAACCTACAG ACAATGTTGTTCTGGTAAAGAACTCGTCGACTGGCTGATGAAACAAAACGAATGCCTCCAGTGGAGAAGTCAGGCCGTTGGGATGTGGCAGGTCCTGGTGGATGAAGGAATTCTTGTTCATG TGAAACACGAGTTGAACTTTCATGACAAGGACACTCAGTTCTACCGATTCCAAGACTCCGAGTTTGGCCTGAACCACAACACAAATGAGAGGGAATCGGAGGACGAGCTGCAGGAAGGTCTGTCGCTGCTGTCTCAGCTCGGTCCTGACGCTCTGCTCACGATGATCCTACGCAAATG CCCCAGTCACAGGAGTGCTGAGGATCTGGAGGTGATCTACGAGGAGCTGCTCCACGTTAAGGCTGCCGCTCATCTCTCCGCCTCG GTGCGTAAGGAGCTGGCAGCCGTGCTGGTTTTTGAATCCCATGCCAAGGCTGGAACAGTTT TGTTCAGTCAGGGGGACAAAGGCACCTCGTGGTACATCATCTGGAAAGGCTCCGTGAACGTGATCACACACGGGAAG GGACTGGTAACGACACTGCATGAGGGGGAGGACTTTGGGCAGCTGGCTTTGCTGAATGACGCACCCCGCGCTGCCACCATCATCCTGAGAGAAGACAACTGCCACTTCCTCCGTGTCGATAAACAGGACTTCATACACATCCTCAAG GATGTGGAGGCCAACACAGTGCGACTGGAGGAGCATGGGAAATCTGTGCTGGTGTTGGAGAAGAGTGCCGCCTCCGCCGGGCAAGGAGgaacaggaaacaacagcaa ATACACAGTCATGTCAGGGACGCCTGAGAAAATCCTGGAGCATCTACTGGAAACAGTCAAGTTGGATTCTAATGGAAATGACGCCATAG atcCCTGTGTGAGTGACTTCCTGCTCACCCATAAAGTTTTCATGCCCTCCAGCCAGCTGTGTCCTGCGCTGCAGCACCA CTACCGGGCTGAGCTGTCGGAGGGTTCAGACCAGGAGAAAGCTGCGTACGTTCTCAACACCAAGCAGAAGGTAGTGAAGCTGCTCGGCCAGTGGGTGGTGCTGTACGGCCTCCTGCTGAAAGAAGACCCAATCGCTTTGGACTTTTTGGAG AGGTTGAAGAAGGAGGTGGCAGGAGATTACCGTCTGTCCAGCCTCCTGAAAGAACAATTTCGGGACAGGAGGAGAACAAAAGT GTCGGAGAATGGATATCAGTCACTGAGCAGG AACCAGCCCTTTGATTGGTTTTCCAACTGCGAAGAGCCTGTGGGGAGgttacagccaatcagagcacaggACAAAG TGTTGTATGAGATCTACAGCCCTGACAACAAAGCTCTCACTCTGATGCTCCCGGTCAACACGTCAGTGCAGGATGTGATGTCAGCAATGGTCAAACCAGGCGAGGATCACATCCTGGTCAAAATGAACTCCACAGGAG AAAGAGCTCAGTTAAAGCTGGAGGCGACTGCAGTCTACACCGCCCTGGGACTCAATGAAAGACTGTTCATCTGCGCAAGCAGCCAAGTGGAACAACTG atGCCCCTGAGGGAGCAGCAGGGTCCAGAGCGAGGAACCAGCGACGTCCTCGAACAGATGGGCTCCAAAGACATCGCCAATGAGCTCACAAATTATGACTGGGAGCTGTTCACAGCCATGCATGAG GTGGAGCTTGTTTACTACGTATTCGGCCGCCATAAGTTCCCCGGCGCCACCACAGCTAACCTGGAGAGGTTCGTGCGCCGCTTCAACGAGGTGCAGTACTGGGTGGTGACTGAGCTCTGCCTCTGTGAGGACCTGGTCAGACGAGCCGTTCTGCTGAAGAAGTTCATCAAGATTGCTGCAGT CTTGAAGGAGCAGAAGAATCTCAATTCATTCTTTGCTGTGATGTTCGGTTTGAGCAACAGTGCCGTGCAGAGGCTTTACAAGACCTGGGAG AGAGTATCcagtaaaatgaaaagaatttaCTGTGCTTATGAGAGGTTGATG GATCCTTCCCGTAACCACAGGGCCTACAGACTGACTGTGGCCAAACTCGGTCCTCCTTACATCCCCTTCATGCCTCTGCTGCTCAAAG ACATGACTTTCATCCATGAGGGAAACCTAAACTATGTGGACAAATTGGTCAATTTTGAGAAAATG CGAATGATCGCCAAGACGGTGAAAGTAGTGTGCGGATGCAGAAGCCAGCCTTATG TGCCTTCGTCTCCGCAGAGGGGCCTCGCAGATCGGATGTTTCTGGAAGGGCCTGCTACTCGCATATCCACGT ACTCGGACCACGCCCTCCCCCTGCGGAGTCCCAGCAACATCCGACAGCACATTCAGAACCTGAAGGTGATCGACAACCAGCGCACGCTAACGCAGCTATCGCGAACGTTAGAATGCTAG
- the rapgef3 gene encoding rap guanine nucleotide exchange factor 3 isoform X4 — protein sequence MTPRRTKLDAVQAMFSMENLVKSICSPQRHSTPKKVGTPLPEALDSKDTMKQFLSDRVVKAARSVYSVLMERNAGLIRDRKYHLKTYRQCCSGKELVDWLMKQNECLQWRSQAVGMWQVLVDEGILVHVKHELNFHDKDTQFYRFQDSEFGLNHNTNERESEDELQEGLSLLSQLGPDALLTMILRKCPSHRSAEDLEVIYEELLHVKAAAHLSASVRKELAAVLVFESHAKAGTVLFSQGDKGTSWYIIWKGSVNVITHGKGLVTTLHEGEDFGQLALLNDAPRAATIILREDNCHFLRVDKQDFIHILKDVEANTVRLEEHGKSVLVLEKSAASAGQGGTGNNSKYTVMSGTPEKILEHLLETVKLDSNGNDAIDPCVSDFLLTHKVFMPSSQLCPALQHHYRAELSEGSDQEKAAYVLNTKQKVVKLLGQWVVLYGLLLKEDPIALDFLERLKKEVAGDYRLSSLLKEQFRDRRRTKVSENGYQSLSRNQPFDWFSNCEEPVGRLQPIRAQDKVLYEIYSPDNKALTLMLPVNTSVQDVMSAMVKPGEDHILVKMNSTGERAQLKLEATAVYTALGLNERLFICASSQVEQLMPLREQQGPERGTSDVLEQMGSKDIANELTNYDWELFTAMHEVELVYYVFGRHKFPGATTANLERFVRRFNEVQYWVVTELCLCEDLVRRAVLLKKFIKIAAVLKEQKNLNSFFAVMFGLSNSAVQRLYKTWERVSSKMKRIYCAYERLMDPSRNHRAYRLTVAKLGPPYIPFMPLLLKDMTFIHEGNLNYVDKLVNFEKMRMIAKTVKVVCGCRSQPYVPSSPQRGLADRMFLEGPATRISTYSDHALPLRSPSNIRQHIQNLKVIDNQRTLTQLSRTLEC from the exons TTTCTTTCAGATCGCGTCGTGAAAGCAGCCAGGTCCGTGTACAGCGTCCTGATGGAGAGGAACGCAGGTCTGATCCGAGATAGAAAGTATCACCTCAAAACCTACAG ACAATGTTGTTCTGGTAAAGAACTCGTCGACTGGCTGATGAAACAAAACGAATGCCTCCAGTGGAGAAGTCAGGCCGTTGGGATGTGGCAGGTCCTGGTGGATGAAGGAATTCTTGTTCATG TGAAACACGAGTTGAACTTTCATGACAAGGACACTCAGTTCTACCGATTCCAAGACTCCGAGTTTGGCCTGAACCACAACACAAATGAGAGGGAATCGGAGGACGAGCTGCAGGAAGGTCTGTCGCTGCTGTCTCAGCTCGGTCCTGACGCTCTGCTCACGATGATCCTACGCAAATG CCCCAGTCACAGGAGTGCTGAGGATCTGGAGGTGATCTACGAGGAGCTGCTCCACGTTAAGGCTGCCGCTCATCTCTCCGCCTCG GTGCGTAAGGAGCTGGCAGCCGTGCTGGTTTTTGAATCCCATGCCAAGGCTGGAACAGTTT TGTTCAGTCAGGGGGACAAAGGCACCTCGTGGTACATCATCTGGAAAGGCTCCGTGAACGTGATCACACACGGGAAG GGACTGGTAACGACACTGCATGAGGGGGAGGACTTTGGGCAGCTGGCTTTGCTGAATGACGCACCCCGCGCTGCCACCATCATCCTGAGAGAAGACAACTGCCACTTCCTCCGTGTCGATAAACAGGACTTCATACACATCCTCAAG GATGTGGAGGCCAACACAGTGCGACTGGAGGAGCATGGGAAATCTGTGCTGGTGTTGGAGAAGAGTGCCGCCTCCGCCGGGCAAGGAGgaacaggaaacaacagcaa ATACACAGTCATGTCAGGGACGCCTGAGAAAATCCTGGAGCATCTACTGGAAACAGTCAAGTTGGATTCTAATGGAAATGACGCCATAG atcCCTGTGTGAGTGACTTCCTGCTCACCCATAAAGTTTTCATGCCCTCCAGCCAGCTGTGTCCTGCGCTGCAGCACCA CTACCGGGCTGAGCTGTCGGAGGGTTCAGACCAGGAGAAAGCTGCGTACGTTCTCAACACCAAGCAGAAGGTAGTGAAGCTGCTCGGCCAGTGGGTGGTGCTGTACGGCCTCCTGCTGAAAGAAGACCCAATCGCTTTGGACTTTTTGGAG AGGTTGAAGAAGGAGGTGGCAGGAGATTACCGTCTGTCCAGCCTCCTGAAAGAACAATTTCGGGACAGGAGGAGAACAAAAGT GTCGGAGAATGGATATCAGTCACTGAGCAGG AACCAGCCCTTTGATTGGTTTTCCAACTGCGAAGAGCCTGTGGGGAGgttacagccaatcagagcacaggACAAAG TGTTGTATGAGATCTACAGCCCTGACAACAAAGCTCTCACTCTGATGCTCCCGGTCAACACGTCAGTGCAGGATGTGATGTCAGCAATGGTCAAACCAGGCGAGGATCACATCCTGGTCAAAATGAACTCCACAGGAG AAAGAGCTCAGTTAAAGCTGGAGGCGACTGCAGTCTACACCGCCCTGGGACTCAATGAAAGACTGTTCATCTGCGCAAGCAGCCAAGTGGAACAACTG atGCCCCTGAGGGAGCAGCAGGGTCCAGAGCGAGGAACCAGCGACGTCCTCGAACAGATGGGCTCCAAAGACATCGCCAATGAGCTCACAAATTATGACTGGGAGCTGTTCACAGCCATGCATGAG GTGGAGCTTGTTTACTACGTATTCGGCCGCCATAAGTTCCCCGGCGCCACCACAGCTAACCTGGAGAGGTTCGTGCGCCGCTTCAACGAGGTGCAGTACTGGGTGGTGACTGAGCTCTGCCTCTGTGAGGACCTGGTCAGACGAGCCGTTCTGCTGAAGAAGTTCATCAAGATTGCTGCAGT CTTGAAGGAGCAGAAGAATCTCAATTCATTCTTTGCTGTGATGTTCGGTTTGAGCAACAGTGCCGTGCAGAGGCTTTACAAGACCTGGGAG AGAGTATCcagtaaaatgaaaagaatttaCTGTGCTTATGAGAGGTTGATG GATCCTTCCCGTAACCACAGGGCCTACAGACTGACTGTGGCCAAACTCGGTCCTCCTTACATCCCCTTCATGCCTCTGCTGCTCAAAG ACATGACTTTCATCCATGAGGGAAACCTAAACTATGTGGACAAATTGGTCAATTTTGAGAAAATG CGAATGATCGCCAAGACGGTGAAAGTAGTGTGCGGATGCAGAAGCCAGCCTTATG TGCCTTCGTCTCCGCAGAGGGGCCTCGCAGATCGGATGTTTCTGGAAGGGCCTGCTACTCGCATATCCACGT ACTCGGACCACGCCCTCCCCCTGCGGAGTCCCAGCAACATCCGACAGCACATTCAGAACCTGAAGGTGATCGACAACCAGCGCACGCTAACGCAGCTATCGCGAACGTTAGAATGCTAG
- the rapgef3 gene encoding rap guanine nucleotide exchange factor 3 isoform X2, which translates to MSLHVTANRPDERKEKDSWDWNVLMTPRRTKLDAVQAMFSMENLVKSICSPQRHSTPKKVGTPLPEALDSKDTMKQFLSDRVVKAARSVYSVLMERNAGLIRDRKYHLKTYRQCCSGKELVDWLMKQNECLQWRSQAVGMWQVLVDEGILVHVKHELNFHDKDTQFYRFQDSEFGLNHNTNERESEDELQEGLSLLSQLGPDALLTMILRKCPSHRSAEDLEVIYEELLHVKAAAHLSASVRKELAAVLVFESHAKAGTVLFSQGDKGTSWYIIWKGSVNVITHGKGLVTTLHEGEDFGQLALLNDAPRAATIILREDNCHFLRVDKQDFIHILKDVEANTVRLEEHGKSVLVLEKSAASAGQGGTGNNSKYTVMSGTPEKILEHLLETVKLDSNGNDAIDPCVSDFLLTHKVFMPSSQLCPALQHHYRAELSEGSDQEKAAYVLNTKQKVVKLLGQWVVLYGLLLKEDPIALDFLERLKKEVAGDYRLSSLLKEQFRDRRRTKVSENGYQSLSRNQPFDWFSNCEEPVGRLQPIRAQDKVLYEIYSPDNKALTLMLPVNTSVQDVMSAMVKPGEDHILVKMNSTGERAQLKLEATAVYTALGLNERLFICASSQVEQLMPLREQQGPERGTSDVLEQMGSKDIANELTNYDWELFTAMHEVELVYYVFGRHKFPGATTANLERFVRRFNEVQYWVVTELCLCEDLVRRAVLLKKFIKIAAVLKEQKNLNSFFAVMFGLSNSAVQRLYKTWERVSSKMKRIYCAYERLMDPSRNHRAYRLTVAKLGPPYIPFMPLLLKDMTFIHEGNLNYVDKLVNFEKMRMIAKTVKVVCGCRSQPYVPSSPQRGLADRMFLEGPATRISTYSDHALPLRSPSNIRQHIQNLKVIDNQRTLTQLSRTLEC; encoded by the exons TTTCTTTCAGATCGCGTCGTGAAAGCAGCCAGGTCCGTGTACAGCGTCCTGATGGAGAGGAACGCAGGTCTGATCCGAGATAGAAAGTATCACCTCAAAACCTACAG ACAATGTTGTTCTGGTAAAGAACTCGTCGACTGGCTGATGAAACAAAACGAATGCCTCCAGTGGAGAAGTCAGGCCGTTGGGATGTGGCAGGTCCTGGTGGATGAAGGAATTCTTGTTCATG TGAAACACGAGTTGAACTTTCATGACAAGGACACTCAGTTCTACCGATTCCAAGACTCCGAGTTTGGCCTGAACCACAACACAAATGAGAGGGAATCGGAGGACGAGCTGCAGGAAGGTCTGTCGCTGCTGTCTCAGCTCGGTCCTGACGCTCTGCTCACGATGATCCTACGCAAATG CCCCAGTCACAGGAGTGCTGAGGATCTGGAGGTGATCTACGAGGAGCTGCTCCACGTTAAGGCTGCCGCTCATCTCTCCGCCTCG GTGCGTAAGGAGCTGGCAGCCGTGCTGGTTTTTGAATCCCATGCCAAGGCTGGAACAGTTT TGTTCAGTCAGGGGGACAAAGGCACCTCGTGGTACATCATCTGGAAAGGCTCCGTGAACGTGATCACACACGGGAAG GGACTGGTAACGACACTGCATGAGGGGGAGGACTTTGGGCAGCTGGCTTTGCTGAATGACGCACCCCGCGCTGCCACCATCATCCTGAGAGAAGACAACTGCCACTTCCTCCGTGTCGATAAACAGGACTTCATACACATCCTCAAG GATGTGGAGGCCAACACAGTGCGACTGGAGGAGCATGGGAAATCTGTGCTGGTGTTGGAGAAGAGTGCCGCCTCCGCCGGGCAAGGAGgaacaggaaacaacagcaa ATACACAGTCATGTCAGGGACGCCTGAGAAAATCCTGGAGCATCTACTGGAAACAGTCAAGTTGGATTCTAATGGAAATGACGCCATAG atcCCTGTGTGAGTGACTTCCTGCTCACCCATAAAGTTTTCATGCCCTCCAGCCAGCTGTGTCCTGCGCTGCAGCACCA CTACCGGGCTGAGCTGTCGGAGGGTTCAGACCAGGAGAAAGCTGCGTACGTTCTCAACACCAAGCAGAAGGTAGTGAAGCTGCTCGGCCAGTGGGTGGTGCTGTACGGCCTCCTGCTGAAAGAAGACCCAATCGCTTTGGACTTTTTGGAG AGGTTGAAGAAGGAGGTGGCAGGAGATTACCGTCTGTCCAGCCTCCTGAAAGAACAATTTCGGGACAGGAGGAGAACAAAAGT GTCGGAGAATGGATATCAGTCACTGAGCAGG AACCAGCCCTTTGATTGGTTTTCCAACTGCGAAGAGCCTGTGGGGAGgttacagccaatcagagcacaggACAAAG TGTTGTATGAGATCTACAGCCCTGACAACAAAGCTCTCACTCTGATGCTCCCGGTCAACACGTCAGTGCAGGATGTGATGTCAGCAATGGTCAAACCAGGCGAGGATCACATCCTGGTCAAAATGAACTCCACAGGAG AAAGAGCTCAGTTAAAGCTGGAGGCGACTGCAGTCTACACCGCCCTGGGACTCAATGAAAGACTGTTCATCTGCGCAAGCAGCCAAGTGGAACAACTG atGCCCCTGAGGGAGCAGCAGGGTCCAGAGCGAGGAACCAGCGACGTCCTCGAACAGATGGGCTCCAAAGACATCGCCAATGAGCTCACAAATTATGACTGGGAGCTGTTCACAGCCATGCATGAG GTGGAGCTTGTTTACTACGTATTCGGCCGCCATAAGTTCCCCGGCGCCACCACAGCTAACCTGGAGAGGTTCGTGCGCCGCTTCAACGAGGTGCAGTACTGGGTGGTGACTGAGCTCTGCCTCTGTGAGGACCTGGTCAGACGAGCCGTTCTGCTGAAGAAGTTCATCAAGATTGCTGCAGT CTTGAAGGAGCAGAAGAATCTCAATTCATTCTTTGCTGTGATGTTCGGTTTGAGCAACAGTGCCGTGCAGAGGCTTTACAAGACCTGGGAG AGAGTATCcagtaaaatgaaaagaatttaCTGTGCTTATGAGAGGTTGATG GATCCTTCCCGTAACCACAGGGCCTACAGACTGACTGTGGCCAAACTCGGTCCTCCTTACATCCCCTTCATGCCTCTGCTGCTCAAAG ACATGACTTTCATCCATGAGGGAAACCTAAACTATGTGGACAAATTGGTCAATTTTGAGAAAATG CGAATGATCGCCAAGACGGTGAAAGTAGTGTGCGGATGCAGAAGCCAGCCTTATG TGCCTTCGTCTCCGCAGAGGGGCCTCGCAGATCGGATGTTTCTGGAAGGGCCTGCTACTCGCATATCCACGT ACTCGGACCACGCCCTCCCCCTGCGGAGTCCCAGCAACATCCGACAGCACATTCAGAACCTGAAGGTGATCGACAACCAGCGCACGCTAACGCAGCTATCGCGAACGTTAGAATGCTAG